A stretch of the Tachysurus vachellii isolate PV-2020 chromosome 26, HZAU_Pvac_v1, whole genome shotgun sequence genome encodes the following:
- the LOC132840621 gene encoding myosin heavy chain, fast skeletal muscle-like isoform X6: MSTDAEMAAYGKAAIYLRKPEKERIEAQNMPFDAKAACYVADDKELYLKGTIKSREGGKVTVELLVNKETRTVKEDDVYPMNPPKFDKIEDMAMMTHLNEASVLYNLKERYAAWMIYTYSGLFCATVNPYKWLPVYDAEVVAAYRGKKRMEAPPHIFSVSDNAYQFMLTDRENQSVLITGESGAGKTVNTKRVIQYFATVAMHGDKKKESSSKMQGSLEDQIIAANPLLEAYGNAKTVRNDNSSRFGKFIRIHFGTSGKLSSADIETYLLEKSRVTFQLSDERGYHIFYQMMTNEKPELIEMTLITTNPYDFPMCSQGQITVPSINDKEELIATDTAIDILGFSNEEKMSIYKFTGAVLHHGNMKFKQKQREEQAEPDGTEEADKVAYLLGLNSADMLKALCYPRVKVGNEFVTKGQTVPQVYNSVSALAKSIYERMFLWMVIRINQMLDTKQARQFFIGVLDIAGFEIFDFNSMEQLCINFTNEKLQQFFNHHMFVLEQEEYKKEGIVWEFIDFGMDLAACIELIEKPMGIFSILEEECMFPKATDTSFKNKLYDQHLGKCNAFQKPRPAKGKAEAHFSLVHYAGTVDYNISGWLDKNKDPLNESVVQLYQKSSVKLLATLYPPVTGKKGGKKKGGSMQTVSSQFRENLGKLMTNLRSTHPHFVRCLIPNESKTPGLMENFLVIHQLRCNGVLEGIRICRKGFPSRILYGDFKQRYKVLNASVIPEGQFIDNKKACEKLLGSIDIDHDQYRFGHTKVFFKAGLLGVLEEMRDEKLASLVTMTQALCRGYLMRREFVKMMERRSAIDTIQYNIRSFMNVKHWPWMKVYYKIKPLLKSAETEKELATMKEDFTKCKEDLAKAEAKKKELEEKMVALLQEKNDLQLQVASESENLSDAEERCEGLIKSKIQLEAKLKETTERLEDEEEINAELTAKKRKLEDECSELKKDIDDLELTLAKVEKEKHATENKVKNLTEEMTTQDESIAKLTKEKKALQEAHQQTLDDLQAEEDKVNTLTKSKTKLEQQVDDLEGSLEQEKKLRMDLERAKRKLEGDLKLAQESIMDLENDKQQSEEKLKKKDFEISQLLSKIEDEQSLGAQHQKKIKELQARIEELEEEIEAERAARAKVEKQRSDLSRELEEISERLEEAGGATAAQIEMNKKREAEFQKLRRDLEEATLQHEATAAALRKKQADSVAELGEQIDNLQRVKQKLEKEKSEYKMEIDDLSSNMEAVAKAKANLEKMCRTLEDQLSEVKTKNDENARQVNDISVQKARLQTENGEFSRQLEEKEALISQLARGKQAFTQQIEELKRQMEEEVKAKNALAHGLQSARHDCDLLREQFEEEQEAKAELQRGMSKANSEVAQWRNKYETDAIQRTEELEEAKKKLTQRLQEAEEQIEAVNSKCASLEKTKQRLQGEVEDLMIDVERANSLAANLDKKQRNFDKVLAEWKQKYEEGQAELEGAQKEARGLSTELFKMKNSYEEALDQLETLKRENKNLQQEISDLTEQIGETGKSIHELEKAKKTIETEKAEIQTALEEAEGTLEHEESKILRVQLELNQVKSEIDRKLAEKDEEIEQIKRNSQRVIESMQSTLDSEVRSRNDALRIKKKMEGDLNEMEIQLSHANRQASEAQKQLRNVQGQLKDAQLHLDDALRGQEDMKEQVAMVERRNTLMLAEIEELRAALEQTERCRKVAEQELIDASERVGLLHSQNTSLLNTKKKLEADLVQVQSEVEDTVQEARNAEEKAKKAITDAAMMAEELKKEQDTSAHLERMKKNLEVTVKDLQHRLDEAENLAMKGGKKQLQKLESRVRELENEVDTEQRRGVEAVKGVRKYERRVKELTYQTEEDKKNITRLQDLVDKLQLKVKAYKRQSEEAEEQANAHLSKLRKVQHDLEEAEERADISESQVNKLRAKSRDAGKVNFFK, translated from the exons ATGAGCACAGACGCAGAGATGGCCGCTTACGGCAAGGCTGCCATTTACCTCCGTAAGCCAGAGAAGGAGAGAATTGAGGCACAAAACATGCCCTTTGATGCAAAGGCAGCCTGCTATGTAGCTGATGACAAAGAGCTGTACCTTAAGGGTACAATCAAGAGCAGAGAAGGTGGCAAAGTCACTGTTGAATTGCTTGTGAACAAGGAG ACAAGAACGGTTAAGGAGGATGATGTCTACCCCATGAATCCTCCTAAGTTTGATAAGATTGAGGACATGGCCATGATGACCCACCTCAATGAAGCCTCTGTGTTGTATAACCTCAAAGAGCGTTACGCAGCATGGATGATCTAC ACCTACTCTGGACTTTTCTGTGCTACTGTGAACCCCTACAAGTGGCTCCCAGTATATGATGCAGAAGTGGTGGCTGCCTACAGAGGCAAAAAGCGCATGGAAGCTCCACCTCACATCTTCTCTGTGTCTGACAATGCCTATCAGTTTATGCTTACTG ATAGGGAGAACCAGTCTGTTCTGATTAC TGGAGAATCTGGTGCTGGAAAGACTGTGAACACCAAACGTGTCATCCAGTACTTTGCCACAGTTGCAATGCATGGTGACAAGAAGAAGGAATCTTCCAGCAAAATGCAG GGATCTCTTGAAGACCAGATCATTGCAGCCAATCCTCTGCTTGAGGCCTATGGTAATGCTAAGACTGTGAGAAATGACAACTCTTCTCGTTTT GGTAAATTTATCAGAATTCATTTTGGCACATCTGGCAAACTGTCTAGTGCTGACATTGAGACAT ATCTGCTGGAGAAGTCTAGAGTAACATTCCAGCTTTCTGATGAGAGAGGATACCACATCTTTTACCAGATGATGACTAATGAAAAGCCTGAGCTGATTG AAATGACACTCATAACTACCAACCCCTATGACTTCCCCATGTGCAGTCAGGGTCAGATCACAGTGCCAAGCATTAATGATAAAGAGGAACTGATTGCCACAGAT ACTGCTATTGACATCCTGGGCTTCAGTAATGAAGAGAAAATGAGCATCTACAAATTCACTGGAGCTGTGCTTCATCATGGTAACATGAAGTTCAAGCAGAAGCAGCGTGAGGAGCAGGCTGAGCCTGATGGCACAGAGG AGGCTGACAAAGTCGCCTACCTTCTGGGTTTGAACTCAGCGGATATGCTAAAGGCCTTGTGCTACCCCAGAGTGAAAGTTGGAAATGAATTTGTGACAAAGGGACAGACTGTACCACAG GTATATAACTCTGTGAGCGCACTGGCCAAATCCATCTATGAAAGGATGTTCTTGTGGATGGTCATACGCATCAACCAGATGTTGGACACCAAACAAGCCAGACAGTTCTTCATTGGTGTGCTGGACATTGCTGGATTTGAAATCTTTGAT TTTAACAGCATGGAGCAGTTGTGCATCAACTTCACCAATGAGAAACTTCAACAGTTCTTCAACCACCACATGTTTGTCCTGGAGCAAGAGGAGTACAAGAAGGAGGGCATTGTTTGGGAGTTCATTGACTTCGGCATGGACTTGGCTGCTTGCATTGAACTTATTGAGAAG CCAATGGGCATCTTCTCCATCCTGGAAGAAGAGTGCATGTTCCCCAAAGCTACTGACACCAGCTTCAAGAACAAGCTGTATGATCAGCATCTTGGCAAGTGCAACGCTTTCCAGAAACCCAGACCTGCCAAAGGCAAAGCTGAGGCCCACTTCTCCCTGGTTCACTATGCTGGTACTGTGGACTACAACATATCTGGCTGGCTGGACAAGAACAAGGACCCACTGAATGAATCTGTTGTGCAGCTGTACCAGAAGTCTTCTGTTAAACTGCTTGCTACCCTTTACCCACCTGTT ACTGGAAAGAAGGGAGGCAAGAAGAAGGGTGGTTCCATGCAGACTGTGTCCTCACAGTTCAGG GAGAACCTGGGCAAGTTGATGACCAACTTGAGGAGCACCCATCCTCACTTTGTGCGTTGCCTGATTCCAAATGAATCTAAGACTCCAG GTCTTATGGAGAACTTTCTGGTTATCCACCAGCTAAGATGTAACGGTGTGCTGGAGGGTATAAGAATCTGCAGAAAGGGATTCCCCAGCAGAATCCTCTATGGAGACTTCAAGCAAAG ATACAAAGTGCTGAATGCCAGTGTTATTCCTGAAGGCCAGTTTATTGATAACAAGAAGGCCTGTGAGAAACTTCTGGGATCCATCGACATTGACCATGACCAGTATAGATTTGGACACACTAAG GTGTTCTTCAAAGCTGGTTTGCTGGGTGTTCTTGAAGAGATGCGAGATGAAAAACTGGCTTCTCTGGTCACAATGACTCAGGCTCTTTGCCGTGGTTACCTCATGAGAAGAGAGTTTGTGAAGATGATGGAGAGGAG GTCGGCCATTGACACCATACAGTACAACATCCGCTCATTTATGAATGTTAAACATTGGCCATGGATGAAGGTGTACTACAAGATCAAGCCTCTTCTGAAGAGTGCTGAAACTGAGAAGGAGCTGGCCACCATGAAAGAGGACTTCACAAAATGCAAGGAAGATCTTGCCAAGGCTGAGGCCAAAAAGAAGGAGCTTGAAGAAAAGATGGTGGCACTGCTTCAAGAGAAGAATGACCTGCAACTTCAAGTTGCATCT GAATCTGAGAATCTCTCAGATGCTGAGGAGAGATGTGAGGGTCTGATTAAGAGCAAAATCCAGCTTGAAGCTAAACTCAAAGAGACAACTGAGAGACtggaagatgaggaggagatCAATGCTGAGCTGACCGCAAAGAAGAGGAAGCTGGAGGACGAGTGCTCTGAGCTGAAGAAGGACATTGATGACTTGGAGCTCACCTTGGCTAAAGTGGAAAAGGAGAAACATGCCACAGAAAATAAG GTTAAGAACCTCACAGAAGAGATGACAACTCAAGATGAGAGCATTGCCAAACTCACAAAAGAGAAGAAGGCCCTCCAAGAGGCACATCAGCAGACCCTTGATGATCTTCAGGCAGAGGAGGACAAAGTCAACACTTTAACAAAATCTAAGACTAAGCTTGAACAGCAAGTGGATGAT CTGGAAGGTTCTCTTGAGCAAGAGAAGAAACTCCGCATGGATCTAGAGAGAGCTAAGAGAAAGCTTGAGGGTGACTTGAAACTGGCTCAGGAATCCATCATGGACCTTGAGAATGACAAGCAGCAGTCTGAGGAGAAGCTGAAAAA GAAAGACTTTGAAATAAGCCAGCTTCTTAGCAAGATTGAGGATGAACAATCTCTTGGTGCTCAGCATCAGAAGAAGATCAAGGAGCTTCAG GCCCGTATTGAGGAGCTGGAAGAAGAGATTGAGGCTGAGCGTGCTGCTCGTGCCAAGGTTGAGAAGCAGAGATCTGATCTCTCCAGAGAACTTGAGGAGATCAGTGAGAGACTTGAGGAGGCTGGTGGAGCAACTGCAGCTCAGATTGAGATGAACAAGAAGCGAGAAGCTGAGTTCCAGAAACTGCGTCGTGATCTTGAAGAAGCCACTTTGCAGCATGAAGCAACTGCTGCTGCCCTCCGCAAAAAGCAGGCTGACAGCGTGGCAGAGCTGGGAGAACAAATTGACAACCTGCAGAGAGTCAAGCAGAAACTTGAAAAGGAGAAGAGTGAATACAAAATGGAGATTGATGATCTTTCCAGCAACATGGAAGCTGTTGCTAAAGCTAAG GCAAATCTTGAAAAGATGTGCCGTACCCTTGAGGACCAACTGAGTGAGGTCAAGACCAAGAACGATGAGAATGCACGCCAGGTTAATGACATCAGTGTTCAAAAAGCAAGACTACAAACTGAAAATG GTGAGTTTTCACGTCAACTGGAAGAGAAGGAAGCTTTGATTTCCCAGCTGGCAAGAGGCAAGCAAGCATTCACTCAGCAAATTGAGGAGCTCAAGAGACAGATGGAGGAGGAGGTTAAG GCAAAGAATGCCCTGGCCCATGGTTTGCAGTCTGCCCGTCATGATTGTGATCTCCTCAGGGAGCAGTttgaggaggagcaggaggcaAAGGCTGAATTACAACGTGGAATGTCTAAGGCCAACAGCGAAGTTGCTCAGTGgagaaataaatatgaaactgaTGCTATCCAGCGCACTGAGGAACTTGAGGAAGCCAA GAAGAAGTTGACACAGCGTCTGCAGGAGGCTGAGGAACAAATTGAGGCTGTGAACTCCAAGTGTGCCTCTCTGGAAAAGACCAAGCAGAGACTTCAGGGTGAGGTGGAGGATCTCATGATTGATGTGGAAAGAGCCAATTCCTTGGCTGCCAACCTTGACAAGAAGCAGAGGAACTTTGATAAG GTCCTTGCAGAATGGAAGCAGAAATATGAGGAGGGTCAGGCTGAACTGGAGGGAGCCCAAAAGGAGGCCCGTGGTCTGAGCACTGAGTTGTTCAAGATGAAGAACTCTTATGAGGAAGCTCTTGACCAACTCGAAACACTCAAGAGGGAGAACAAGAATCTGCAGC AGGAGATCTCAGACCTGACTGAACAAATTGGTGAAACTGGAAAGAGCATCCATGAGCTTGAGAAGGCCAAGAAGACAATAGAGACTGAGAAGGCTGAGATCCAGACTGCTCTGGAGGAGGCTGAG GGCACACTGGAGCATGAAGAGTCAAAGATTCTCCGTGTCCAGCTTGAGCTTAACCAGGTTAAGAGTGAGATTGACAGGAAGCTTGCTGAGAAGGATGAAGAGATTGAGCAAATCAAGAGGAACAGCCAGAGGGTGATTGAGTCAATGCAGAGTACTCTGGATTCTGAGGTTAGGAGCAGGAATGATGCTCTGAGAATTAAGAAGAAGATGGAGGGAGATCTCAATGAGATGGAAATTCAGCTCAGCCATGCCAATCGCCAAGCTTCTGAGGCACAGAAACAGCTGAGGAATGTCCAGGGACAACTCAAG GATGCCCAACTGCACCTTGATGATGCTTTGAGAGGACAAGAGGACATGAAAGAGCAAGTAGCCATGGTGGAGCGCAGAAACACTCTTATGCTGGCTGAGATTGAGGAGCTAAGAGCTGCCCttgaacagacagagagatgccGCAAAGTGGCAGAACAGGAGCTGATTGATGCTAGTGAGCGTGTTGGCTTGCTGCACTCTCag AACACAAGTCTGCTGAACACTAAGAAGAAGCTGGAGGCTGATCTTGTTCAAGTCCAGAGTGAGGTTGAGGACACTGTGCAGGAAGCAAGAAATGCAGAGGAGAAGGCCAAGAAAGCTATCACAGAT GCTGCAATGATGGCTGAGGAATTGAAGAAGGAGCAGGACACTAGTGCTCATCTGGAAAGGATGAAGAAAAACCTGGAGGTTACAGTCAAGGACCTCCAGCACCGCCTGGATGAGGCTGAGAATCTGGCCATGAAGGGAGGAAAGAAACAACTCCAGAAACTGGAGTCCAGG GTACGTGAGCTGGAGAATGAAGTTGATACTGAACAGAGACGTGGAGTCGAGGCTGTTAAGGGTGTCCGCAAATATGAGAGGAGAGTGAAGGAGCTCACCTACCAA acTGAGGAGGACAAGAAGAATATTACCAGGCTGCAAGATCTGGTTGATAAGCTGCAGCTAAAGGTCAAGGCCTACAAGAGGCAGTCTGAGGAGGCG GAGGAACAGGCCAATGCCCACCTGTCCAAGCTTAGGAAGGTGCAGCATGATCTGGAGGAGGCTGAAGAGCGTGCTGACATTTCTGAGTCTCAAGTCAACAAGCTCCGTGCTAAGAGTCGTGATGCTGGAAaggtaaatttttttaaataa